The Lacipirellula parvula genome window below encodes:
- a CDS encoding DUF444 family protein: MDIERDQRRFKQIVRGRIRDNLRKYITHGEMIGRKGRDLVSIPVPQLDVPRFKFGKNGSGGVGQGDGEVGDALGKPGQGPDGAGGAGSDPGGGHYLEVEVSLDELAEMLGNELELPRIKPKGAASIEAEKTKYNSIRQTGPESLRHVRRTYLRALKRQISTGSYEIGDPRVIPVKADKQYRSWNEVPQPQVNAAVVYMMDVSGSMTDEQKEIVRTEAFWIDAWLGKQYKGVEKRYIIHDAVAKEVDENTFYHTRESGGTRISSAYKVAADLIEREFPVADWNIYCFQFSDGDNWGDDNRKAFELLGEKLLPASNLFCYGQVESPYGSGDFIDALEKQYSDHEKLVLSEIADKDAIYESIRKFLGKGK, from the coding sequence ATGGACATCGAACGCGACCAACGCCGATTTAAGCAGATCGTTCGCGGCCGGATCCGCGACAATCTGCGCAAGTACATCACTCACGGCGAGATGATCGGCCGCAAGGGTCGCGATCTCGTCAGCATTCCGGTCCCACAGCTCGACGTTCCGCGGTTCAAGTTCGGCAAGAACGGCTCCGGCGGCGTCGGGCAAGGGGACGGGGAAGTCGGCGACGCCCTCGGCAAGCCAGGGCAGGGGCCCGACGGGGCAGGGGGCGCCGGCAGCGATCCGGGCGGCGGGCACTACCTCGAAGTCGAGGTTTCGCTCGACGAGTTGGCTGAGATGCTGGGGAACGAACTCGAGCTCCCGCGCATCAAACCGAAGGGCGCCGCGAGCATCGAAGCGGAGAAGACCAAGTACAACAGCATCCGCCAAACCGGCCCCGAGTCGCTCCGCCATGTGCGGCGGACTTACTTGCGGGCGCTCAAGCGGCAGATCTCCACCGGAAGTTACGAGATTGGCGATCCTCGCGTGATCCCGGTGAAAGCCGACAAGCAGTACCGCTCCTGGAACGAAGTCCCGCAGCCGCAGGTGAACGCCGCGGTGGTGTACATGATGGACGTCTCCGGCTCGATGACCGACGAACAGAAGGAGATCGTTCGCACTGAGGCGTTCTGGATCGATGCCTGGCTCGGCAAGCAATACAAGGGCGTCGAAAAGCGATACATCATTCACGACGCCGTGGCCAAAGAAGTCGACGAGAACACCTTCTATCATACCCGCGAGAGCGGCGGCACGCGGATCAGCTCCGCCTACAAAGTGGCGGCCGATCTGATCGAGCGTGAGTTCCCCGTCGCCGATTGGAACATCTACTGCTTCCAATTCTCCGACGGCGACAACTGGGGGGACGACAATCGCAAGGCGTTCGAACTGCTCGGCGAGAAGCTGCTCCCCGCTTCGAACCTGTTTTGTTACGGCCAAGTCGAAAGCCCGTACGGCAGCGGCGACTTTATCGACGCCCTCGAAAAACAATACAGCGACCACGAAAAGCTCGTGCTGTCGGAGATCGCGGACAAAGACGCGATCTATGAGTCGATTCGAAAGTTCTTGGGTAAAGGGAAATGA
- a CDS encoding SpoVR family protein, whose product MSMGPTSNLTPELAAMQVEIEEHARRYGLDFYPTIFELIDADQLNAIAARGGFPTRYPHWRFGMEYEQLSKGYHYGLQKIYEMVINNNPCYAYLMRSNAALDQKLVMAHVYGHCDFFKCNDWFSQTNRKMMDDMANHGTRIRRYMDQVGVEPVEDFIDACLSVEDLIDICSPFIQRREKKDNYRFGDREKQEEESRSPRFQAKGYMDSFVNPREVLLSKQLEAAEKGVARRIPEQPERDVLLFILEHAPLTSWQADVLSIVRDESYYFAPQAQTKIMNEGWASYWHSTIMINKAVTAVDIVNYADHHSGTLASSPTQLNPYKVGIELFRDIEDRWNRGAFGRDYDECEDVQQRRRWNTGAGLGRQKIFEVRRIHNDLTFIDEFLTLDFVRDHKLFRFGYNPGSEAYEIESREFPKVKQQLLQSLTNRGRPIISVVDGNYRNRGELYLRHDFSGVELQTDFAVDTLRNLERLWNRPVHIETVLENARAVLSFDGKNHEIEKGDSVDIPGLEAIT is encoded by the coding sequence ATGTCGATGGGCCCCACTAGCAACTTGACGCCTGAACTCGCCGCCATGCAGGTGGAGATTGAGGAGCATGCGCGCCGCTATGGGCTCGACTTCTATCCGACGATCTTCGAACTGATCGACGCCGACCAGCTCAATGCGATCGCGGCGCGGGGCGGGTTTCCCACCCGCTACCCCCACTGGCGGTTCGGGATGGAGTACGAACAGCTGTCGAAGGGGTACCACTACGGATTGCAGAAGATCTACGAGATGGTGATCAACAACAATCCGTGCTACGCCTACCTGATGCGCTCGAACGCGGCGCTCGATCAGAAGCTTGTGATGGCCCACGTCTACGGCCACTGCGATTTCTTCAAGTGCAACGATTGGTTCTCCCAGACCAATCGCAAGATGATGGACGACATGGCGAACCACGGCACGCGGATTCGTCGCTACATGGATCAGGTCGGCGTCGAGCCGGTCGAGGATTTCATCGATGCGTGCCTGAGCGTCGAAGACCTCATCGACATCTGCTCGCCATTCATTCAACGGCGTGAGAAGAAGGACAACTACCGCTTCGGAGATCGTGAGAAGCAGGAAGAAGAAAGCCGCTCGCCGCGGTTCCAGGCGAAGGGGTACATGGATTCGTTCGTGAATCCTCGCGAGGTGCTGCTCAGCAAGCAACTCGAAGCCGCCGAAAAGGGCGTCGCCCGCCGCATTCCCGAACAGCCGGAACGCGACGTATTGCTGTTTATCCTGGAGCATGCGCCGCTCACATCGTGGCAGGCCGACGTGCTGTCGATCGTCCGCGACGAGTCGTACTACTTCGCCCCGCAGGCGCAGACGAAGATCATGAACGAAGGGTGGGCCAGCTACTGGCACTCGACGATCATGATCAACAAGGCGGTGACGGCCGTCGACATTGTCAACTACGCCGACCACCACAGCGGCACGCTGGCGAGTTCGCCGACGCAACTCAATCCCTACAAGGTCGGCATCGAGCTCTTCCGTGATATCGAAGATCGCTGGAACCGAGGCGCCTTCGGTCGCGACTACGACGAATGCGAAGACGTCCAACAGCGTCGCCGTTGGAACACCGGCGCGGGGCTTGGTCGGCAGAAGATCTTCGAAGTGCGGCGGATTCACAACGACCTCACGTTTATCGACGAGTTCCTCACGCTCGACTTCGTCCGTGACCACAAACTATTCAGGTTTGGCTACAACCCAGGCAGCGAAGCGTACGAAATCGAAAGCCGCGAGTTCCCGAAGGTGAAGCAACAATTGCTGCAAAGCCTTACCAATCGCGGCCGTCCGATCATCAGCGTCGTCGACGGTAACTATCGCAACCGGGGGGAGCTCTACCTTCGGCACGATTTTAGCGGCGTCGAACTGCAAACCGACTTCGCCGTGGATACGCTCCGCAATCTGGAGCGTTTATGG